One window from the genome of Lachancea thermotolerans CBS 6340 chromosome B complete sequence encodes:
- the STB2 gene encoding Stb2p (weakly similar to uniprot|P46679 Saccharomyces cerevisiae YMR053C STB2 or to uniprot|P36085 Saccharomyces cerevisiae YKL072W STB6), whose product MQNDDPKTPATPRKLAAAHSSIPLSHQSPPAQDVECPPLTAFVFPDLRAVYTMKLHEIPGIAFSEVTLFGFEIYIVEQWILERKHSTIIASYTGNSQDIVHAVEFALPESPYFWPAPFKAYYDELITFSAPKWTDDGTLFVSTSSQIPSALNLLHVECGDLRKIWNVLKVNLDLKRLHCGGRSAMLLCEPSSASCEKFAQLYKVVSPTKMSQDTESISLTHAVVELITLVQISLTYFDLLDLQYRDGILCSFTERAINDWWVLYGSVYLGISRPKHEGTLGPTTVAALLSLVLTVFFKLTVVNCISSKEPFDEEAFHGGIYLFQKKHGLLKSNSTSISVLDPIVLAKLFEVTPKVSNTDFFKIKKVVKSTVQDITGKGNPMQLANGILTTDLDYLAKNVHGSILCFLWRGKNTKQSAQKLSSKRKFANITFNRGDPADEILKSNVYASKRDDEIWEDFDDQNSSNSPRQESHQFDKDSIQRYSPKNEDLREAREVELSRKSDGRVFETELHRRPSVPYLPEDVGMLQMEYENAPRKNNLGNVKTRRRSLSTVQDAIETWANPFDPSLIRLARNALRLEKEISWNQTQRTTKSEKDQLITPHMKRLRENHSELRSKLQGLEHLRETLNNKHSVVLGDISELDSLGSKLKYDVRILENRMRDVEERVAQFGSKLNSMARSMEDKEACQLITSSFYNNPKKLDRYAREILEGAGRFKSHGVILNLWELTKSMPSPLLAEVQRIWIYLCDRFAPQGHLRK is encoded by the coding sequence ATGCAAAATGACGATCCAAAAACTCCCGCAACACCCCGAAAGCTTGCCGCAGCCCATTCATCGATCCCCCTGTCCCATCAGTCGCCACCCGCACAGGACGTGGAATGCCCGCCCCTGAcagcttttgtctttcCTGATTTGAGGGCGGTTTATACGATGAAGCTACACGAGATACCTGGCATAGCTTTCAGTGAAGTTACGCTTTTTGGGTTTGAAATATACATTGTGGAACAGTGGATCTTAGAGCGTAAGCACTCCACCATAATTGCTTCGTACACGGGTAACTCGCAAGACATAGTGCATGCCGTCGAGTTCGCACTTCCTGAGTCACCATATTTCTGGCCTGCACCATTCAAAGCATACTACGATGAGCTAATAACGTTTTCGGCGCCAAAATGGACTGACGATGGTACGTTGTTTGTTAGCACATCCTCTCAGATTCCTTCGGCGCTAAATCTCCTGCATGTGGAGTGTGGGGACCTGCGCAAAATCTGGAACGTCCTGAAAGTCAATCTTGATCTGAAAAGGCTGCATTGCGGTGGAAGGTCTGCGATGTTACTGTGCGAGCCGTCTAGTGCATCTTGCGAAAAGTTTGCCCAGCTCTATAAAGTCGTGTCGCCCACAAAGATGTCTCAAGACACAGAAAGTATCTCCCTTACCCACGCCGTTGTTGAGCTCATAACTTTAGTCCAAATTTCGCTAACCTATTTTGACTTGCTTGACCTCCAGTACAGGGACGGTATCCTCTGTTCTTTTACCGAAAGGGCCATTAACGACTGGTGGGTTCTGTATGGAAGCGTCTATCTTGGCATCAGCAGGCCGAAGCATGAGGGTACACTGGGGCCTACCACAGTTGCTGCTCTGTTGAGTCTCGTACTTACtgtatttttcaagctcacagTAGTGAATTGCATATCCTCAAAAGAGCCGttcgatgaagaagctttccatGGAGGCATCtacctttttcaaaagaagcatgGTCTCTTAAAAAGCAACAGTACTAGCATCTCCGTGCTGGACCCGATTGTGTTAGCCAAACTCTTCGAAGTGACTCCAAAGGTGTCAAACAcagatttcttcaagatcaaaaaagtcGTCAAGTCAACAGTGCAGGATATAACCGGCAAAGGGAATCCAATGCAACTTGCGAACGGAATTTTAACTACAGATTTAGATTACTTGGCGAAAAACGTGCATGGTAGCATACTCTGCTTTCTGTGGAGAGGAAAAAACACTAAGCAGTCAGCGCAAAAGCTCTCTTCCAAGCGCAAGTTTGCAAACATTACGTTTAACCGAGGAGACCCAGCTGATGAGATTCTAAAATCCAATGTATACGCCTCGAAGCGCGACGATGAGATATGGGAAGATTTTGACGACCAAAATTCAAGCAATTCACCACGCCAAGAAAGTCATCAATTTGACAAGGATTCGATTCAAAGATATTCGCCGAAAAATGAAGACTTGCGGGAAGCGAGAGAGGTAGAGTTGTCGCGCAAAAGCGATGGTCGcgtttttgaaactgaGTTACATCGGCGGCCATCGGTGCCTTATCTTCCTGAAGACGTGGGCATGCTACAAATGGAATATGAAAACGCACCTCGCAAAAACAACCTCGGAAATGTCAAAACTCGCCGCAGAAGTTTATCGACTGTCCAGGATGCTATTGAAACGTGGGCGAACCCATTCGATCCTTCCTTAATTCGCTTGGCGCGTAATGCTTTGCGGttggagaaagaaataAGTTGGAATCAAACCCAgagaacaacaaaaagcgaGAAGGATCAATTGATCACACCGCATATGAAGAGGCTGCGCGAGAACCACAGCGAGCTACGTTCAAAGCTTCAGGGGCTAGAGCACTTACGAGAGACGCTAAACAACAAACattctgttgttttggGTGATATATCAGAGCTTGATTCCTTGGGCTCAAAGCTGAAATACGATGTCAGGATTCTGGAAAATCGTATGAGAGATGTTGAGGAGCGTGTAGCCCAATTTGGTTCCAAACTCAATAGCATGGCACGTTCAATGGAGGACAAAGAGGCCTGTCAATTGATTACCTCTTCATTCTACAACAATCCGAAGAAGCTCGACCGATACGCAAGGGAAATTCTAGAGGGGGCCGGGCGATTCAAGTCACACGGCGTGATTTTGAACCTTTGGGAACTTACTAAAAGCATGCCTTCGCCGCTTTTGGCGGAAGTTCAGCGCATTTGGATTTACCTCTGCGACAGGTTCGCACCGCAGGGACATCTTAGAAAATAG
- the STV1 gene encoding H(+)-transporting V0 sector ATPase subunit a (similar to uniprot|P37296 Saccharomyces cerevisiae YMR054W STV1 Subunit of vacuolar-ATPase V0 domain one of two isoforms (Stv1p and Vph1p) Stv1p is located in V-ATPase complexes of the Golgi and endosomes while Vph1p is located in V-ATPase complexes of the vacuole) — MTREEAIFRSADMTYVQLYIPLELSREVVCLLGNMGNVMFRDLNTDLTTFQRGYVNQIRKFDDLERLIDYMSNVASRYSEATWKYVFHGDNDNATQHPSMNFLMSSMHTHSLDTVSDLTAEITEFESRVRQLDESLVNLRKRLNTLIEHRHAAFECGRYMEVNPGLRGRAARSQQHRDLEQLTVEDFRLSDDEVSETLSDTFSFDEVSEDNSVPSAGRDLSAELEEGFRHRTTIIGSINRSKVETLNKILWRILRGNLFFHNIPIEEPLLEKGELVQKDCFVVFTHGDVLLKKVKRVVESLNGTIFPGNEGRSTIKNLNTQIADLQQICQTTEQTLHTELLIVSDQLPMWRAVARREKLIYAALNLFRQESQGLVAEGWLPSTELLIVSNALKNHSENIGSENSAVVSVIKTSKKPPTYHRTNKFTQSFQAIVDAYGIATYKEVNPGLATIVTFPFMFAIMFGDTGHGAIVFLIALFLVLNEKKLAQAQNGEIFDMAFSGRYVILLMGFFSIYTGLLYNDIFSLSMTFFKSGWKWNSGFKEGEAIEATNTGVYPFGLDYAWHGTENNLIFSNSYKMKLSILMGFIHMTYSLFFSLVNYRYFRSRVDIIGNFIPGFIFMQSIFGYLSWAIIYKWSKDWIKDGKVAPGLLNMLINMFLAPGVVDEPLFRGQSYLQVFLLLCALICVPWLLLYKPLKLRAQNKAAISNGYQNIHDQNASESLLESQEDAGGEILVTDYDENHSNTFEFGDIMIHQVIHTIEFCLNCISHTASYLRLWALSLAHAQLSSVLWTMTIANAFSSKDSGSPLAVIKVVFLFGMWFVLTVCILVLMEGTSAMLHSLRLHWVEAMSKFFEGDGYPYEPFSFKALD; from the exons ATGACGCGGGAAGAGGCCATATTTA GGTCCGCGGACATGACATATGTGCAACTGTACATTCCCTTGGAACTTTCGCGAGAGGTGGTGTGCTTACTCGGAAATATGGGAAATGTGATGTTTCGTGATCTGAATACCGATCTAACCACCTTTCAAAGAGGCTACGTGAACCAGATCCGCAAATTTGACGATTTGGAGCGGCTTATCGACTATATGAGCAACGTTGCAAGCAGGTACTCGGAAGCTACTTGGAAATACGTCTTTCATGGCGATAACGACAATGCCACGCAGCATCCTAGTATGAATTTTCTGATGTCGAGCATGCATACGCATTCACTAGACACCGTTAGCGATCTGACCGCGGAAATCACAGAGTTTGAGTCGCGCGTCAGGCAGTTAGATGAGTCTTTGGTCAACTTAAGAAAGAGGCTGAATACGCTTATAGAGCATAGGCATGCGGCTTTTGAATGCGGACGTTACATGGAAGTTAATCCTGGGCTCAGAGGAAGAGCCGCGAGATCCCAACAGCACCGCGATTTAGAGCAACTGACAGTTGAAGATTTTAGGCTCTCTGACGATGAGGTAAGTGAGACGCTCAGCGACACCTTTTcatttgatgaagtttCGGAAGATAACTCCGTTCCGTCCGCTGGACGAGATTTGTCcgcagagcttgaagaggGGTTTCGCCACCGCACTACAATTATAGGCTCCATCAACAGGAGCAAAGTGGAAACTTTGAATAAAATATTATGGAGAATTTTGCGGGGAAATCTGTTTTTCCACAACATCCCCATTGAGGAACCGCTGCTTGAGAAAGGTGAGCTTGTGCAGAAGGActgttttgttgtttttacACACGGGGATGTGCTACTgaaaaaagtcaaaagGGTAGTGGAATCCCTAAATGGCACAATATTTCCTGGCAACGAGGGCCGCTCAACCATCAAAAATCTTAACACCCAAATTGCAGACCTTCAACAGATCTGCCAAACCACGGAGCAAACCCTTCATACTGAACTTCTGATAGTCTCCGACCAGCTTCCAATGTGGAGAGCTGTTGCCCGAAGGGAAAAACTAATATATGCAGCACTCAATCTTTTCAGGCAAGAATCGCAAGGGTTAGTCGCCGAGGGGTGGCTGCCCTCTACTGAATTGTTGATAGTCTCGAACGCGCTGAAGAACCATAGCGAAAACATCGGCTCCGAAAACAGTGCTGTCGTTAGCGTCATCAAGACAAGTAAGAAACCACCCACTTATCATAGAACAAACAAGTTCACCCAATCCTTCCAAGCAATCGTGGACGCATATGGAATTGCTACGTATAAAGAAGTCAACCCTGGCCTTGCAACAATTGTTACATTCCCATTCATGTTCGCAATTATGTTTGGTGACACGGGTCATGGTGCGATAGTGTTTTTGAttgctctctttttggTACTCaatgaaaaaaagcttgcGCAGGCCCAAAATGGTGAAATATTTGATATGGCGTTTTCCGGAAGATATGTCATTTTGCTGATGGGCTTTTTCTCAATTTACACCGGTCTACTGTATAATGACATTTTCTCCCTTTCGATgaccttcttcaaatctggATGGAAATGGAACTCAGGTTTCAAAGAGGGCGAAGCGATCGAAGCCACCAATACAGGTGTATATCCTTTTGGTCTTGATTACGCGTGGCACGGCACCGAAAACAACCTTattttctcaaactcttATAAGATGAAGCTGTCTATACTCATGGGCTTCATTCACATGACATACTCACTTTTCTTTTCATTGGTAAACTACCGTTACTTTCGGTCGAGGGTCGATATTATTGGTAACTTCATTCCTGGATTCATTTTCATGCAGTCAATCTTTGGCTATCTTTCATGGGCTATCATATACAAGTGGTCAAAAGACTGGATAAAAGACGGGAAGGTTGCGCCCGGGCTGTTGAACATGCTTATTAACATGTTTTTGGCCCCAGGCGTAGTCGATGAGCCTCTCTTTAGAGGCCAATCTTATTTGCAAGTCTTTCTGCTACTTTGCGCATTGATCTGTGTGCCATGGCTTTTGCTTTACaaacctttgaagttaAGGGCTCAAAATAAAGCAGCAATTTCCAACGGTTACCAGAATATCCACGATCAAAATGCCTCTGAAAGTTTACTCGAATCCCAAGAGGATGCAGGCGGGGAAATTTTAGTGACTGATTATGACGAGAACCATTCTAATACTTTTGAGTTTGGCGATATTATGATTCATCAAGTTATTCACACCATTGAATTTTGCCTGAATTGTATATCCCACACGGCCTCATATCTGAGGCTCTGGGCTTTATCCCTTGCTCACGCACAATTATCGAGTGTTCTCTGGACGATGACAATCGCCAATGCCTTCAGTTCTAAAGATTCTGGGTCGCCTTTGGCTGTTATCAAAgttgtgtttttgtttggCATGTGGTTTGTCCTCACAGTGTGCATTTTAGTGCTTATGGAAGGTACCTCCGCAATGCTTCATTCTTTGCGTTTGCATTGGGTTGAAGCTATGTCTAAATTTTTTGAGGGTGATGGATATCCTTATGAACCCTTTTCATTCAAAGCTCTAGATTAA
- the LHS1 gene encoding Hsp70 family chaperone LHS1 (similar to uniprot|P36016 Saccharomyces cerevisiae YKL073W LHS1 Molecular chaperone of the endoplasmic reticulum lumen), whose product MKLSTFIGGLSVFGSIASGALLGFDAGQEFSKAMLVSPHAPLELVLTPDSKRKDVSGLAIKPWKNDIERVYGSGVDSAHVRAPEGALLHIKPLLGKQEEEDLTFYHKSHPGITFVPTERGSIALKCFGHEYPVEQVLAMNLDETIGRANKLLAEKNGLDVVDSLAITVPEFFNQDQRLALKSAAELPHGVKAQLVNDGMSVAIDFALKQRDFPPGEREYYVFYDMGSGSTRASLFAIEQPLNKSEPLMIEFGGYGFDTTLGGAKFTQNVAELLKNKFLEQNPAIRTEQLDRSARSLVRIHQAAEKAKLVLSANVDASVSIESLYDDIDFKAVITRQEFEDFSEDLTGRIVQPIEDALKNQFFENTVDTSNVKSLVLTGGSTRTPIVQKQLTHYLGSDLIARNVNADESSVNGVTIRGIQLFKSFQTKAIDILDRSIFSYGIIVNGSASPVEIFPRGSQYPNKTSFLIPPTNYTREFSIDLKENGNTFKKHVIETGPIQERFSEEICPQGVAFNATFTLSQERIFDLDSVEAICLHNSKNSTGLFKKLFSGGTPRQEQDTIGKGDLDDIVPHKVKMLKTSESFTHVGPMSITEKLRVRQHIDDLNQKDKMRLQTQELLNALESILYSTRAFLEQEDVIAGGPRQDIDSLSEYVTVNLEWLDYESDEASVAELMEKIDHISSLKDKIELYLMSSGEPLSFEQFSELHTNGSRLVQELRGIEVTANATLEALKDAFSEIGLDVAKEFKKLKAPRHLSSPNYKLKDKIEAFEKNLADISSLLSAQDFDSFSREELFELKLIFDSSFDDLRKRLELEQAIQNFKMNELASLHSRRLRVLKKREERRKSQESSTSLNASNSTLTSTTTESTKSEEEASKAEEFTIDHDEL is encoded by the coding sequence ATGAAGCTGAGCACATTCATCGGTGGGCTGAGTGTATTTGGATCGATTGCCTCTGGTGCTTTGCTTGGCTTTGATGCTGGTCAGGAATTCAGCAAAGCCATGCTGGTCTCGCCACATGCGCCTTTGGAACTAGTCCTAACTCCAGACTCAAAGCGGAAGGACGTGTCGGGTCTCGCAATAAAGCCATGGAAGAACGACATAGAAAGGGTGTATGGCTCCGGTGTTGACTCAGCGCATGTTAGGGCGCCAGAGGGCGCTCTACTTCACATCAAGCCACTCCTAggcaagcaagaagaggaggacTTGACCTTTTATCATAAGAGCCACCCTGGTATAACTTTCGTACCTACCGAAAGAGGTTCTATAGCATTGAAGTGTTTCGGGCACGAATACCCGGTCGAGCAAGTGCTGGCAATGAACCTCGACGAGACTATTGGCAGAGCTAATAAGCTACTGGCCGAGAAAAATGGCTTAGACGTTGTTGATTCTCTAGCAATCACGGTCCctgaatttttcaatcaaGACCAAAGGTTGGCGCTCAAAAGCGCTGCAGAGCTTCCTCATGGTGTCAAAGCCCAACTTGTCAATGATGGAATGTCAGTTGCCATCGATTTCGCCCTGAAACAAAGAGATTTCCCACCTGGAGAAAGAGAATACTATGTTTTTTACGATATGGGGAGCGGCTCTACGCGGGCCTCCTTGTTTGCAATTGAACAACCCCTCAACAAGTCAGAGCCTCTGATGATCGAATTTGGAGGATACGGCTTTGATACCACCTTAGGCGGAGCCAAATTCACTCAAAATGTTGCAGAACTCTTGAAGAATAAGTTCTTGGAGCAGAATCCGGCTATAAGGACCGAGCAACTCGATCGCAGTGCTAGATCCTTGGTCAGGATCCATCaggctgctgaaaaagcgAAGCTGGTTTTGAGTGCAAACGTTGATGCTTCGGTCTCCATTGAATCCTTGTACGACGACATTGATTTTAAAGCTGTTATTACAAGACAGgaatttgaagactttTCAGAAGATCTCACCGGCCGAATTGTACAGCCTATTGAggatgctttgaaaaaccagttttttgagaacACGGTTGACACATCCAATGTTAAGTCCTTAGTGTTGACGGGCGGCTCAACCCGTACTCCAATCgtccaaaaacagcttaCACACTACCTCGGCAGCGATTTAATTGCCAGAAATGTTAACGCAGATGAGTCATCCGTTAACGGTGTTACTATAAGAGGAattcagctcttcaaatcttttcaGACAAAGGCCATTGACATCTTAGACCGCTCAATTTTTAGCTACGGTATCATTGTCAATGGAAGCGCATCTCCAGTCGAGATATTTCCTCGGGGATCGCAGTATCCCAACAAGACCTCCTTTTTGATTCCTCCAACTAACTACACACGCGAATTTTCTATCGACTTAAAGGAGAACGGAAatactttcaaaaagcatgtCATTGAAACCGGTCCTATACAGGAGAGATTTTCGGAAGAAATTTGTCCACAAGGTGTTGCTTTCAATGCGACTTTCACGCTTTCACAAGAGAGAATTTTTGACTTAGACAGTGTTGAAGCCATTTGCTTGCATAACTCTAAGAATTCCACTGgcctcttcaagaagcttttctctgGGGGCACTCcaagacaagaacaagataCTATAGGGAAAGGCGATCTTGACGATATCGTCCCTCATAAGGTTAAAATGCTAAAGACATCTGAAAGTTTTACACACGTTGGCCCTATGAGCATTACAGAAAAGTTGCGCGTCAGGCAGCACATTGATGACTTAAATCAGAAGGATAAAATGCGCCTCCaaactcaagaacttctgAATGCCTTAGAAAGCATTCTGTATAGTACGAGGGCCTTCTTGGAGCAAGAGGATGTTATTGCTGGTGGACCAAGACAGGACATCGATTCATTGAGCGAATATGTTACAGTCAACTTGGAGTGGCTTGATTATGAATCTGATGAAGCGTCTGTCGCGGAATTAATGGAAAAAATAGACCACATTTCTTCACTTAAGGACAAAATTGAGCTATATTTGATGTCTTCAGGGGAACCCTTAAGTTTTGAGCAGTTTTCGGAGCTGCATACGAATGGTAGCAGATTagttcaagaactcagAGGGATTGAAGTGACTGCTAATGCGACCTTAGAGGCACTAAAAGACGCTTTCTCAGAAATCGGCTTAGATGTTGCTaaagagttcaagaaactcaaagctcCACGCCACCTCTCATCGCCAAATTACAAGCTAAAAGACAAAATTGAGGCTTTCGAAAAGAATCTGGCAGATATAAGCTCGCTACTAAGCGCCCAAGATTTTGATTCCTTTAGCCGAGAGGAACTATTTGAGTTAAAGCTTATTTTCGATTCATCTTTCGATGATCTAAGGAAACGTCTAGAGTTGGAGCAAGCTATTCAAAATTTTAAAATGAATGAACTGGCATCATTACACAGTAGGCgtttgagagttttgaagaagcggGAAGAGAGAAGGAAAAGCCAGGAGAGCAGTACCTCATTAAATGCTTCGAACTCAACTTTAACTTCCACGACCACAGAATCTACAAAATCTGAGgaggaagcttcaaaagctgaagaatTCACGATTGACCACGACGAGCTGTGA
- the MUD2 gene encoding Mud2p (some similarities with uniprot|P36084 Saccharomyces cerevisiae YKL074C): protein MSNSREKSRFSAGPAGEYDSRSSYRRDTRGPRRFDRGDMGGTDGGRSRYGGRSSRNFENRSRYQGGGRYRQEPRYGDSRKPEDVDWSAVVSISQRRRMRETQWDMAPKGFEKVPAERAKLSGLFPLPGQPQDLDRSKLEGIVSSGVLTRRTRILFEDPTESNMSKTKYNQILILTSVGSSPAEMNQLAEYVKEFVKLVDETQELKEHKILQENRLYLRFSSEEITTIALSCQKFIERKTGSKFIWQRPGECVEKKEPVDPICAGSVIALQELGDCTEEGLQSDLNQSGVETNWLKLISLGKTNEFTGTALIDPKANVDELSHYKWIRPNDCKLRQDFTEITFQQLPHLVARKDHAESRVIVLLNCVDPMDLKNDEFVKEIRDSMTSSKTMTALGEIESVKIPQPGADYRTSFESIEESVGKIYVKFKEQESAKAAMSQLSGVSFNDRTVLCAYYSERDYNMDVL from the coding sequence aTGAGCAATAGCCGAGAGAAATCGCGTTTCTCTGCAGGGCCAGCAGGTGAATACGATAGCAGGTCCAGTTATAGAAGAGACACAAGAGGTCCAAGAAGATTTGACAGGGGTGATATGGGAGGCACAGATGGTGGAAGATCGCGCTACGGTGGACGCTCGtcaagaaattttgaaaaccgATCTCGTTACCAAGGCGGCGGCAGGTACAGACAGGAGCCAAGATATGGAGACTCACGAAAGCCGGAAGATGTTGACTGGAGCGCTGTTGTGTCCATAAGCCAGCGTAGAAGAATGCGGGAAACTCAGTGGGACATGGCACCaaaaggctttgaaaaggtgcCCGCCGAAAGAGCGAAGCTCTCAGGTCTTTTCCCCCTCCCAGGCCAACCACAGGACCTTGACCGCTCGAAATTGGAAGGTATTGTTTCCAGCGGTGTTCTAACTCGAAGAACGCGCATCCTTTTCGAAGACCCTACAGAGAGTAATATGAGCAAAACCAAGTACAATCAAATTTTGATACTCACCAGTGTTGGATCAAGCCCTGCCGAGATGAACCAGCTAGCAGAGTACGTTAAGGAGTTTGTTAAACTTGTTGACGAGACGCAGGAGCTTAAGGAGCACAAGATTTTGCAAGAAAACAGATTGTACTTGCGCTTTAGCAGCGAGGAAATTACCACGATCGCGTTAAGTTGCCAAAAGTTCATCGAAAGAAAAACCGGTTCGAAATTTATATGGCAAAGACCAGGCGAATGTGTCGAAAAGAAGGAACCAGTTGATCCAATTTGCGCTGGAAGTGTCATCGCTTTGCAAGAACTGGGCGATTGCACGGAAGAGGGGCTACAAAGCGATCTAAATCAGAGCGGAGTCGAGACAAACTGGTTGAAACTGATCTCTCTGGGAAAAACTAACGAATTTACTGGCACTGCACTGATAGATCCAAAAGCGAACgttgatgagctttccCATTATAAATGGATACGACCTAATGACTGCAAATTGCGCCAAGATTTCACCGAGATCACCTTTCAGCAGCTACCACATCTTGTTGCTAGGAAGGATCACGCTGAATCGAGGGTGATAGTCTTGCTGAATTGCGTAGACCCGATGGATCTGAAAAACGATGAGTTCGTCAAAGAGATCCGCGACTCTATGACCAGTTCGAAAACTATGACGGCCTTGGGAGAGATTGAGAGCGTGAAGATCCCTCAGCCAGGTGCTGATTACAGAACAAGTTTCGAGTCTATCGAAGAAAGTGTCGGTAAAATTTAtgtcaagttcaaggagcAGGAAAGCGCAAAGGCGGCTATGAGCCAGCTATCTGGTGTCTCATTCAACGACCGGACAGTACTCTGCGCTTACTATAGCGAGAGGGATTACAACATGGATGTATTGTGA
- the BUB2 gene encoding Bub2p (similar to uniprot|P26448 Saccharomyces cerevisiae YMR055C BUB2 Mitotic exit network regulator forms GTPase-activating Bfa1p-Bub2p complex that binds Tem1p and spindle pole bodies blocks cell cycle progression before anaphase in response to spindle and kinetochore damage) has product MSSLEKFLGQQPLIVHSSLAQLRYLVLSEGIPLSKEKSAARLRCNAWSVLARCSMDGATSDYVSLVRRGPPPHPIYSKIKNDTFRTLNTDPQFIACVSEDAITRCLSSFAWSVLDEEDEEFHLSTYVQGMNVLLAPILYTCPSEPMAFRLFRSLCQDHIKTYLNQSLTGVHNGAKLLDMCLKVIDPKLSKFLADNLLTAEIYGIPSILTLSSCTKPLDQVCKLWDFMFAYGFHMNILFIVAQLVVIRSRVLKSSAPMNLLRMFPEFDAEEIIRLGVGFVAKLPSNLYDLLVQHLEDPNLVIE; this is encoded by the coding sequence ATGAGCTCGCTAGAAAAGTTCCTCGGCCAACAGCCGCTGATTGTGCATTCGTCGCTCGCACAGCTTCGGTACTTGGTCCTGAGCGAGGGCATCCCCCTCTCCAAAGAGAAATCGGCCGCTAGGCTGCGGTGCAACGCTTGGTCAGTCCTCGCCAGATGCTCTATGGACGGAGCCACATCGGACTACGTTTCGCTAGTACGACGCGGGCCGCCACCCCACCCTATCTACtccaagatcaaaaacgatACGTTCCGCACCCTCAACACTGACCCGCAGTTCATAGCATGCGTTTCCGAGGATGCCATCACAAGGTGTTTATCGAGCTTTGCATGGTCGGTtctcgatgaagaagacgaggaaTTCCACCTGAGCACATATGTGCAGGGAATGAACGTTTTGCTCGCTCCAATCCTTTACACATGCCCCTCAGAACCAATGGCCTTCAGGCTTTTCCGTTCGTTATGTCAAGATCATATCAAAACTTACCTTAACCAGAGTCTCACAGGCGTACATAATGGAGCCAAGCTACTGGACATGTGTCTGAAGGTCATTGACCCTAAACTCAGCAAGTTTCTAGCCGACAACCTCCTGACAGCAGAAATATACGGCATTCCCTCTATTCTAACCCTCTCGAGCTGCACCAAGCCATTAGACCAGGTATGCAAGCTATGGGACTTTATGTTTGCGTACGGATTTCACATGAACATCTTGTTTATCGTGGCGCAACTAGTGGTCATCAGGTCGCGcgttttgaaaagcagTGCTCCTATGAATCTGCTGCGCATGTTTCCAGAGTTTGATGCAGAGGAGATCATTAGGCTCGGGGTCGGTTTCGTTGCGAAGCTACCTTCTAACTTGTACGATCTACTTGTTCAGCATCTGGAAGACCCCAATTTAGTCATAGAATAA